Part of the Archocentrus centrarchus isolate MPI-CPG fArcCen1 chromosome 4, fArcCen1, whole genome shotgun sequence genome is shown below.
CATTATCAGGTTGCTTTgcacacttttttcttcttttcccgcGAGTGCAGCTCAGAGGCatctgtgtgtggatgtgaaTAAGAGcgagagaaacacacagagggagagagaaggagtcGCCCACAGATCCGATGTGCCAAATGACTGCATTAATGTTTCTGATTTaggtgcatgtgtgaaaacactgAAGATACACTCTTGTGGCACAATCTGTCTTTTCTGATGTGGGGGATTATGATGTGTTACTCTTTGTACTACCAGATGTGAGAAAGAGTGAAACAGTAGCCTTATAAGGCatctgcatccatccatccattttcttaaccacttgtcCAAGTCAGGGTTGTGGGACGGCTGGAGCTTACCCCAGCTGTTGTAGGGCGAGAGATGGAGTGCACcccggacaggtcgccagtctgttgcagggcttacgcagagagacagatgaccattcatgctcacattcacacctatggccaatttagcaTCAACAGTTATgactttgaactgtgggaggaagtgggAGTACCTGtcgagaacccacacaggcacggggagaacatgcaaactccacacgggAAGGCCCCAGCTGGCCGGTGGATTCAAATCTGCCGTGAGGTGACAGCGCTAACCAACACGCCAAAGAATTTACTTATCTAATTTCACAATTACACCCTTCGGGTTCATAAGTTGCTTTTGGTCTGTGCTCAGTTGTTGtcttaattaaaatgtaatgaaaactCTGTGGGCCATGGCAGCACTGATGAAAGACAGACTGATGTTAACTCCATTTTGTGTGAAGAATTCACTCAGGAATTCGATATTTTTGGACTCTGTGTCTCTTTGCTGCTCGGAGAGAatgagtgtgcgtgtgttgaCACACAAGGGTTTCAGGTAGCGTTGTCTACAGTTGTCTACGATAACTGAACAGAGAATTTTAGATCAACTGCCTGCTGCTCCTTCAAGCAGCAcctctgctgtttttctgcatttaaagGGAAATATTCATCAGAGCACtggaaataaaacatgaatgagtAAGACTTTGGTTCATGAAGCATAATGTACCAGTTTAAATGAGACcatctgatgtgtgtgtgtgtgtgtatttttatcattGCATTGCTCtatttcacaaatcacaaaataCATCATCTGTCAGTAATATATTGTGTGTCTCCCTGTGCCCGTTATTCAGGACCTGTCGGCTCTGCAGTGCGAGGTGTGCGTCTTGGTGTTTTCGGTGACTGACAGGCGTAGTTTCCACCGTACCGCTCAACTTCGGCTTCTCCTGAGAGAGACTCAGCCCCAAACTCCAATAATCCTTGTTGGTAATAAGAGTGACCTCGTTCGCACACGTGAGGTCACCGCTCAAGGTGAGATGAAGCTCAGTTTTTATCTTTACTAAGtgtcataaaaatatatatatattttctaatGTATTACACTTACATATAAAGCATATGAGGCGGTTGTATATTCGTTTCTGTGTCATAAAGATTCTTTTACAGTGcagttctgttttggttttcttcatTACAGCTGCTGTTGGGATTTTCAGGTCTTTCTTTCTGTCCGTAAACAGCGTAAATGTGAATGTCATGCTTTATTGCAGTGTGGGAGTATAATTACAGTTAAAGCAAAACCGTGTTCACTGTGATTACACTGCCTGTCCACACTCCTGCAGTCTTACATCATACAGGCTGTGTAACTATGTACTGTCCAAGCCTACATATGCCATACCTCCTCATTTAATTCACCCATACTGCAAAGGGAGACCATGGACTGCAGcagaagataaaaataaacacgAATGTACTAAATAAGTATACGAAGAAACTAAATTaaaccaaagaagaaaaaagaattcCTGCCTGGCTAGCTTACTTCAAAACCTGACAAACAAGTTCTGCCCCCATCTCTTGGGTTCATCTTTTATTTAATCACTTaatatttagtttagtttaattttcactgttagaaaaaaaaaatctgaaagcaaTCAATCCAATCTTTGTATAAACCTCTTGATAAGCTACTTCTTACTGCTCCCGAGTGTGTTTTACACAGTTGGGAAGCTATGAAAGATAACTCAGTATGCCTTTCATTGCAAAGAGATAAAAGCTTGTTCTTTGCTGTTTTAAATATCTGTTTGAGACTGGAGAACTGAAAACTTTACTTTTAAAGGGTAATTGCTCCTTTGAGTAGAATATCCTTCTATAACCCCAGTTACAAACCTTAGATGATATGCAACTGGTTGCTAATGACTTACCCTGTAGTCACAATATTTACAGCTACCTGTCATTATTGGTTCAGCTGTGTAAACACAGATCTATTTAATTAATTCTGTCATACTTTACACTGCACTTTATGATAAGCTGTCTGGATAAAAGAGTGAGCCTGGGGGACAAACAGGCACCCTTTGACTGGTTAAGGCCAGTGGTTGGGTCTCTAGAGGGTGAGGGAATATGTCCCCTCCAGTATATATAATAAACTCTGAACTCTTATTAAGGCACGGATCACATACCTGCAATGTAGGGGTGAGAAATATAGCCTTAAAATTATATCACaatatttcaataaaatttgtgataatgatatttatgacaatatagaaaaaaaatactgaacaacGTATTATTGATGCTTGCAGCTTGCAgggcagcagcatttataagTATTAGTAAATGAAGGGCCTTTTCCATTCTTCTTTTCCAATGAGCTACTGTCATTGATCTAATTTGAAGTGTTAATCTACTGAAGCAAAgtgccaccagcagcagcattatagtaCAGCATTATATCCACTGACACAGCACAAATCAAAGGTAAGCACAGAAGTGTCCTAGGCAGTGCTGTCcctggaaaattaaaaatttaacaCTTTAACAGTAACTAACCTTGTAAGTCATCAGGGGCTGCGCAACACtgtcacataataaaactgaaaaatatgttgGGTCGAGCTTTTTAACCAGCAGCTTAAAGCAGGACTTCAACCACTGCTATAAGCAGCTgtaatttccatccactgtTTCCGCTTCCAGGCACATGAAATGCATCTATCGAGTAGAGCTGGTGAAGCTGAGCGGTTTACTTTTGGGTTGCACATCACAAGTTGCTAGTATCTCCTCCTTCGTAGCCTGGTTGTACTCCCTAGCGTGTTTTTGCTTCAAGTACTGTACTGTGCTTTGTTGGCAGTTGTTGAAGTAGCTCCTTTTTTAGGTGCTTAATCGTCACTGGAGACTGACATGGAGCTTTTGCTCTCAGACATGCCCAGGCTTGTCTCACTGTTGCATGCACTAGGGAACATAAGCGCACGGTGTTGCTGAAGCAATGGTAtcaaaatatgacattttataTCACATAAAAATTTAGACGGTATGATATGGCACAGCCCTACTGCAACATCGCTGTTTTGAGACTAGCAGGGAACTCTTGGTGTGTCTTATATCTAACTGTGTTCCCTTCAGTTCCTCTTCAGTTTTCTGCTACTAGTAATCTATTACAGGTAACGGGGTATCATATGGTTTATAATAgatgaacaaataaatataaatttaaaagctGTGACAGCTGCCTTTTTTCTGGTCCTGTTTTCCTCTCTCAGAGGCTATGTCTAGTGCTGCCCTCTTCAACTGTCTGTATCTGGAGATCTCCGCCTCTCTGGATCACCGTACCGTGGAGCTGCTGGAGTGCGCGGTGCGACTAGCCAGGGGCCAGTCTCCGTGGCCTCCGGGGACCAGCGCTGAGGACATGAGCGGAGGAGGCCAACGCGAAAGCATCACATCGCGTGCCAAACGTTTCCTGTCCAACCTGGTGCCTCGGTACCCTCGAGAGCGAGAGGTGGGGAAGTTCCTGAGGCAGAAGTCCCGTTCGTGCCATGACCTGGGGGCACTGTGATTGTGCCCCACAAGGAGCAAATGGTTAGTTTATTAATAGGAATAGCTGGAAGAGATGTATTATACcaacaaagagaagaagaagaggtagTGATAGAAAACAGGAGATGAGtgacaaagaaaatgtgaagGAATAATAACAGGACAATGTTGTGAGTGATCACCCAGCAGAGGGGAGCAGGCAGAATGGTGTTTATCTTTAGGACGATATTGAAATTCTggacacagaaaaagaaaagattaaaataCTGTTGTAgaaacatgtaaataaactgTAGTAGTGATACTTAACTGCCACCTTCACAGCTTTGAgaattaaataaactgttttttgagtCTTGAGAAAGTCAGTGCACACTGGCCTTGAGGTCTGTTATTTTACTAGCTACCACGTGCTTTTTTACGCTGAAGAGGAAAGCACAATAAAAACAGTCCAAGCCCCAGATACAGTCATGACCACACATTTTCATAACTCATTTACAGGTTAGGCTTTCTGGTGATTCATTGTAGTAAGCAAAAAATAGTGACGGGTAAGTGATGACAGGTGTGAAATAAAGAGCTTTTAAAAAACCTGCACTCAAAGAGCCCAGCATGGGAATAAGAGAAGGAGCAGAAAAAGGAAAGGCAGATTATTGTATATGGAGTGATTGTTGCCATGTTACTGTTGTCAAGGAAACCTGGAGTCACTGAGACTTACACATTATGTCCATTTCAGCTCTGACTGCACCTCTACCCTTTCTGGTGCATGTCGACTGGGAGAGAAGGAGGATGATTCATGCACAGTAAatcatatatttaagtatagaattcaatgcaaattaaaatgcaaagacTTTTTTATCAGATATCAGCCTCCGTGCAC
Proteins encoded:
- the LOC115779383 gene encoding GTP-binding protein REM 2-like; amino-acid sequence: MPTDVPEDSEENATKSDSMTLPSTPTVRRGSTPLPIKHQLRREEAVHDECDWTSGAAGPSVSPNNFSPALDDTPTVAVEGRPDGPLRIALLGQNGVGKSSLALALAGDMDRTASVDSDGEGYVHTVTVDDEESIIIIYDNWRQDLSALQCEVCVLVFSVTDRRSFHRTAQLRLLLRETQPQTPIILVGNKSDLVRTREVTAQEAMSSAALFNCLYLEISASLDHRTVELLECAVRLARGQSPWPPGTSAEDMSGGGQRESITSRAKRFLSNLVPRYPREREVGKFLRQKSRSCHDLGAL